The region CCGTCCGGCCCCATCGATCCCGCCACTGACCCCGCCACCGCCCCGAGGAGTTGCCCCGCTCATGTCCGACCAGCCCGGCCCTAAGGGCCTTACGTACGCCGCCGTCATGGACTGGCTGACACGGTTCGCCGCCACCGTACGCTCCGTGGAACCCGAGCTCACCGTGCTCGACCAGAAGGCGGGCGACGGGGACTTCGGCGGCAACCTGGTCACCGGGATGGACGGTGTCCGCCGTGCGCTGGACGCCCTGCCGGCGGGCGCGGGGAACGGCGAGAGAAGCCGGAGGGGCCCGGACGTGCCGCTCGACGCCGCCGCGCGGGTCTTCCTCGACGATGTCGGCGGCACCAGCGGTCCCCTGTTCGGGCTGCTCTTCCAGGAGCTCGCCGACGCGCTGGGGGTGGCCGCCGACCCGCCCGGAACCGCCGCGCTGGCCCTGGGCACCGCTGCGGGGACGGCCGCGATCCAGCGGGTCGGCGAGGCCGAGGTGGGCGACAAGACGATGGTGGACGCCCTCGTCCCCGCCGCGCGGGCCCTCGCCTCCTGTGAACCCACCGGCGACCCCGCGTACGCGCTCCATTTGGCCGCGGTGGCGGCCCATCGGGGCGCCCGCTCCACGACCGATCTGCGCGCCCGGCGCGGGCGTGCCAGCTATACCGGCGACCACGCCCGTGGCGTCCCGGACCCGGGCGCCCTGACCGTCGCTTTGCTGTTCGCCTCCGCACACGCCGAGCTGACCTCGCTGAGCCGGCTCCCCGTGTCCTGAGGAGGAAGGCCGAGTTCATGAGGGGATCCCCGGACGTGCCGCCCGCCGGTGAACGCCGCGGCCGGGCCGCACGTACCGGTATCCGAGTCTGGGCCCGCATGGGACGGGCGGAGCGGGGCAGACGACCAGGATTCGACTATCGGCTCGATCGAAGGGGTCCGGGAGAAGCTGTGCAGCAGGAGACCGACACCCGTGTGACCACGCCCCCGGCCGTCCCACGACCGCGCGAGGGCGGCGCGTCGGGCGGCCGGACGCGCGACCCGTACTTCGACAACGCGAAGTACCTCACCATCGTGCTGGTGGCGTGTGGCCACGCATGGGAGCCGCTCACCTACGACAGCCGGGCGGCCACCGCGATCTACCTGCTGGTGTACGCGTTCCACATGCCCGCGTTCGCCCTCATATCGGGTTACTTCTCGCGGAGTTTCGACATGGCGCCGGGCCGGGTGAAACGGCTGCTCACGGGTGTCGTCGTGCCGTATGTGGTCTTCGAGGTCGCGTACACGCTCTTCTACCGCTGGGCACAGGACGATCCGGACTATCCGATCAGCCTGCTCGACCCCTGGTATGTGATGTGGTTCCTGGCCGCGCTGTTCATCTGGCGGATCACCACCCCGCTGTGGCTCGCGCTGCGCCATCCGGTGCCGGTCGCGCTGGCGGTGGCCGCACTGGCCTCCATTTCGCCCGAGGCCGGTGGGGATCTCGGCCTGCAGCGGGTGCTGGCGTTCCTCCCGTTCTTCGTGGTCGGACTCACCCTGCGACCGAGCCACTTCACCCGGCTGCGGACCCGGCGGACCCGGCTGATCGCCCTTCCGGTGGCGGCCTTCGCCCTGTGCACGGCGTACGCGGCGGCGCCCTGGCTGGACGCGGAGTGGTTCTACCACCGCAAGAGCGTGGCGGCTATGGACGGCGTACCGTCCTGGGCCGGTCTGCTCACCACGCCCGCCCTCTTCGGTCTGGCGCTGGTGCTGACGGCCTGCTTCCTGGCCTGGGTGCCGGGGCGCCGGACCTGGTTCACCGCGCTCGGTTCGGGGACGCTGTACGGCTATCTGCTGCACGGCTTCATCATCAAGTCGTCCCGTTTCTGGGACTGGTACGACCATCCATGGCTGCACACCCCGCTCGGGGAGCTCGCCGTCACCGCGGCCGCGGTGCTCGTGATCACCGTGCTGTGCACGGAACCGGTGCGACGAGTCCTGCGCTCGCTGCTGGAGCCACGCATGGACTGGGCGTTCCGGCGCACCGGTTCCTGAGGGCGGACCGGCTCCCTACGGGCGGGCCGGTTCCCGAGTGCGGCGCGGGTCCGCCGTCAGTGGCGGCGGACCTTGAGGGTGTTGTCGGTGCGGGTGGCCGGCTGTCCGTCGGGAGCGGTCATGTTCTCCACATGGACATCGCTGACGAGGACGTCCCACTCCCCGTCCGCGAGGTCGAGCCCGGCGAGCACCGCCTCGGGCGTGGGGAAGTGGAACTCCGGACCGGGGTCCGGCGCCCAGGACGGGAATGCGGCGTGTCCGGTGATCAGCAGCACTCCGCCCGGTGCGACGACCCCCGCCGCGGTGCGCAGGATCTGGTCCCGGGGCAGTTCCAGCCGGGAGTGGAAGAAGTGGGCGGAGACGAGGTCGAAGGTGCCGGCCGGGAAGGACTCGGACAGGTCGTGCCGCTGCCACTCGATGTGGTCGCCGACACCTTCCGACGCCGCGTGTCCGGCGGCGCGGTCCAGGGCGACCTGTGAGACGTCGACGGCCGTGACCCGCCAGCCCTGCCGGGCGAGCCAGATCGCGTCGGCGCCCTCACCGCAGCCGAGGTCCAGCGCGCTGCCAGGGGTCAGCCCGGTGGTCTCGCGCACCAGAGCGGCGTTGGGCCTGCCACTCCAGACGCGGTCCTCGGCGCTGTAGAAGGTGTCCCAGAACTCCTCGGGCGAGGTGTCGGGCGAGATGGTGTGCGGGTCGGTGGTCATATCGGATGCGCTCCCTTCGTTCCTGGCAAGAGAGTGCGCACGGCCGCGGCCACTTGACAAACTTCTTTGCCGGGGTAGCAAATGAAAGGTATGGCTGACGACGACCTCACCGAGGTACTGACCGCCGTAGGACCCCGGCTGCGGGCGTTGCGGCGCACCCGTGGCACCACACTGGCCCAGCTCAGCGAGACGACCGGGATCTCGCTGAGCACCCTGTCGCGGCTGGAGTCGGGGCAGCGCAAGCCGACCCTGGAGCTGCTGCTGCCGCTGGCCAAGGCGTACGGAGTGCAACTGGACGAGCTGGTGGGGGCGCCGGCCACCGGGGACCCCCGGGTCCATCCGCGGCCGTTCACCCGGCACGGCCAGACGTTCGTTCCGCTGACCCGCTATCTGGGCGGGCTGCACGCCTACAAGCAGATCATGCCGCCCCGGCCGCAGGGCGTGCGCGAGGAACCGCTGGAGCAGCGGGCGCACGAGGGCTATGAGTGGCTCTATGTGCTCTCCGGGCGGCTACGGCTGGCGCTGGGCGAGCACGACCTGGTGCTCACGTCCGGCGAGGCCGCCGAATTCGACACCCGTACGCCCCATGGCTTCGCCAACGCCGGGGACCGGCCGGTGGAGTTCCTCTCCCTGTTCGGGGCGCAGGGCGAGCGCATCCATGTCCGCGCCCGCCCTGCCGGTACCTGACCCGTCCCGTTTCCCTCCGGGGGCGTTCACCCCGAGGGCTCGTCCGGGACGGGCCGCTCGGGGTGCACGCTTCCGGTCTGCGGCTTCCCCCGCCGTCCCGTGCCGGACTCGTCCGTCTCGGGGACGTCGTCCCCGAGATCCGGCTCCTGGCCGGCGCCCGCCACGTCCAGGTGGTCGGGGCCGTCCTGCGCCTGCTGATCGGGGAGGTCCCTGGGGATCCCGCCCCGGTCCTCGCGCTGCTCTCGTTCTTCCGGTCGCCGGTCGTCGCTCACGATGCCGCTCCTTTCGTCGATTCGTCGATGGAGGGGGCACAGCAGGGGCGAATACCCGCGAGCGCCGGCGGAATGCATGGTCAGCGCCGATTCGATGCGGCCACCTGTACCCACGTGTCCGCGCGGTCGGCTACTCCCCCGGCTCCAGCACATACAGTTCCGGCAGGTTGACCACGATGGCCTCCTGGGTGCTGCGGGCGATGACCACCACCGCCTCGTCGTCGGGGTCCGGGTTCTCCTCCCGGTGCGGCACAAACGGCGGAACGAAGATGTAGTCACCCGGGCGGGTGCGCAGCCGGACCTCCTCGACATGTCCGTCCCGCTCCTCGGCGAAGACGAACTCGGGGTGGCCCCGCACCACGAAAATGGCCGTCTCGGACTCGCCGTGGTGGTGGTTGGCGGAGGCGGTGTCCGGCGCCACATGGGTCTGGCCCATCCAGAGCCGCTCGGAGCCCACCGACAGACCGCTGATCGCGGCGAACCGCCGCATCCCCTCGGTCTGGGCGGTGCCGGGGTCGACGTCCTCGGTGCGGATGTGGTGCAGACGCATCCGCAACGAACTGTCGGGGGCGGTGGCCTTCAGATCCTTCGGATCCCTCAGATGCGGATGGAACGCGTCGTGCTGCTGCGCGGGGTCGCCGCCGGGCGTCGTCATGACACCGACCGTAGAAAGCCCGAGTAATGGATGTCAACAGGTGTCCTTTCTCCCATCAGGCACAACACCGTGAAATCCACGCTGCATAATGGCCGTATGCAGATCTCGGCGAAGGCGGACTACGCGGTCCGGGCGCTGGCGGAGCTGGCCGCGGACACGGACAGGCCACTCACCTGTGAGGCGATAGCCACCTCGCAGGGCATCCCCTTCCGGTTCCTCAAGGCGGTCTTCCGCGATCTGCGCCAGGCCGGTCTGGTGCGCAGTCAGCGTGGTTGCGAGGGTGGCTACTGGCTCGCCCGCGACCCCGCCGAGATGACCCTCGCGGACATCGTGCTCGCCGTGGACGGGGCATTCCTGACGCTGCGCGGCGAGCGGCTGGACGACCTCGGCTACCACGGCCCGGCGGCCGGACTGCCCGGGGTGTGGCGCGGGATGGAGGACCATGTGCGCCAGGTGCTGACCGCCACCGCCCTCAGCGATCTGGTCCGCGAGCGGCTGGCGGCATGACGTCCGCGAGCCCGGGCCGGCCCCGGAGCACCGGGTTGGGCGGCACCGGGTTGGGCGGCACCGGGGCGGACGGCGGCGGGGCCGTCGAGATCGTGGAGTACACCGATCCGGCCTGCCCGTGGGCGTGGGGTTCCGAGCCCGCGTTCCGCCATCTGCGGGCCCTCACCGCGGGGCGGGCCCGCTGGCGCCGGGTGTTCGGCATCCTCTTCGACGACGGCGACGATCCGGCACCGGACCCCGCGGCCGAGACCGCCTGGTACAGCCGCTATATCGCCGATATCGCCCGCCATACCCGGGCGCCCTACGCTCATCGGCTGCGCTGGGTGGCGGCCACCAGCCGGCCGGCCTCGCTCGCCGCGAAGGCGGCCGAGCGCCAGGGCGCGATCGCCGCGGAGCGGGTGCTGCGGCGGCTGCGCGAGACCACGTTCGTACTGGGCACACCGGGCGATACGGCGGAGCGGGTGCTCGACGCCCTGGCGGGGCTCGACGGTGTCGATGTGGGGCGGCTGGGCGCGGAGCTGGGCGAGCCGTCGGTGGTGGCTGCCGTCCGGCGGGACCACGCCGAGGCCCGCGACCCGATTCCGGAGGCGTATGCCTTCCGCGCCCCGGGGCCGCATGGCACGGGCGTCAAGGAAACCGACGACGGGGTGCGCTACGCGCTGCCCACGCTGGTGTTCTCCGGCCCCGGCGGGCGCGTGGCCGCCCCGGGGTGGCGGAGCATGGCCGAGTACACGGCGGCGCTGCGCACGGTGGCTCCCGGTCACCTCTGGCAGGCGGCCCTCATCGGTCCCGAGGAGGCCCTGGCGGAGTACCGCAGCCTGACCGGGCCCGACCTGTCACTGCTAACGGGCCGGACCAACCCCCCGTCCACGGCCGTACGGGTGGAGACGGCGGGCGGGCCGCTGTGGCTGCACCCGGACGAGGCCACCACCCATCCGGCGCTCGCCGCCTCATCAGGGCTGAAAAGCCCCAGGTCGTAGCCGTCTTACCCCATGAGACACCTAAAGGTGTCCATTGACTTCGCCGGTCCTCGCCCCGCACCATGGGCACATGCTGACGACGCACCCCGGTGTGGTGTGCCGATACGTGGACTTCCGGCGCACCGCCAGCGCCATCTGTCGCTGATCGCCCCCCTTCGCTGACGCGATCCGCCGACGCGATCCGCCACGTCCCGAGCGCCTCGTTCCGCTCGTTCCCCTCGCTTTCCTCCCCGGGCCCCACCGCCTCCGGCCTTCATGACCGCTGCCCGTCCGCGTGTCCTCGCTGTCGTGAGTGGACGTGTGCGGCCGTGTGCTCACCGCCGTCCGGGGGCAGTTGACACCACGAAAGGCGACGTCCCGTCATGACTTCCGCCACCCCGCCGCTTCCCGTCCGCCGTCCGCCCGATCCGCCACCGCGTCCCGCTCCGGACCGGCGCTCCGTGCTCGGGCTCGCTCTGGGGGCGGGTGGCTCCCTGCTGCTGTCCGCCTGCGGCGGGGTGGCGACGACCGGGGCAGGCGGCGGGGGCGAGACCCTGCGCTGGGGCTGGGATCTGCCCTCCAGTTGGGACCCGGTGTTCTCCTCCAAGGGCTGGGATGTCCATCTGCTGTCGCTCGTCTACTCCGGGCTGACCCAACTCGACGCCAAGGGCGGCGCCAAACCCGCGCTCGCCTCCTCCTGGCGCTATTCCCACGACGGCCGGCG is a window of Streptomyces violaceusniger Tu 4113 DNA encoding:
- a CDS encoding helix-turn-helix domain-containing protein is translated as MADDDLTEVLTAVGPRLRALRRTRGTTLAQLSETTGISLSTLSRLESGQRKPTLELLLPLAKAYGVQLDELVGAPATGDPRVHPRPFTRHGQTFVPLTRYLGGLHAYKQIMPPRPQGVREEPLEQRAHEGYEWLYVLSGRLRLALGEHDLVLTSGEAAEFDTRTPHGFANAGDRPVEFLSLFGAQGERIHVRARPAGT
- a CDS encoding class I SAM-dependent methyltransferase, with protein sequence MTTDPHTISPDTSPEEFWDTFYSAEDRVWSGRPNAALVRETTGLTPGSALDLGCGEGADAIWLARQGWRVTAVDVSQVALDRAAGHAASEGVGDHIEWQRHDLSESFPAGTFDLVSAHFFHSRLELPRDQILRTAAGVVAPGGVLLITGHAAFPSWAPDPGPEFHFPTPEAVLAGLDLADGEWDVLVSDVHVENMTAPDGQPATRTDNTLKVRRH
- a CDS encoding RrF2 family transcriptional regulator: MQISAKADYAVRALAELAADTDRPLTCEAIATSQGIPFRFLKAVFRDLRQAGLVRSQRGCEGGYWLARDPAEMTLADIVLAVDGAFLTLRGERLDDLGYHGPAAGLPGVWRGMEDHVRQVLTATALSDLVRERLAA
- a CDS encoding DAK2 domain-containing protein → MSDQPGPKGLTYAAVMDWLTRFAATVRSVEPELTVLDQKAGDGDFGGNLVTGMDGVRRALDALPAGAGNGERSRRGPDVPLDAAARVFLDDVGGTSGPLFGLLFQELADALGVAADPPGTAALALGTAAGTAAIQRVGEAEVGDKTMVDALVPAARALASCEPTGDPAYALHLAAVAAHRGARSTTDLRARRGRASYTGDHARGVPDPGALTVALLFASAHAELTSLSRLPVS
- a CDS encoding acyltransferase family protein, producing the protein MQQETDTRVTTPPAVPRPREGGASGGRTRDPYFDNAKYLTIVLVACGHAWEPLTYDSRAATAIYLLVYAFHMPAFALISGYFSRSFDMAPGRVKRLLTGVVVPYVVFEVAYTLFYRWAQDDPDYPISLLDPWYVMWFLAALFIWRITTPLWLALRHPVPVALAVAALASISPEAGGDLGLQRVLAFLPFFVVGLTLRPSHFTRLRTRRTRLIALPVAAFALCTAYAAAPWLDAEWFYHRKSVAAMDGVPSWAGLLTTPALFGLALVLTACFLAWVPGRRTWFTALGSGTLYGYLLHGFIIKSSRFWDWYDHPWLHTPLGELAVTAAAVLVITVLCTEPVRRVLRSLLEPRMDWAFRRTGS
- a CDS encoding DsbA family oxidoreductase — encoded protein: MTSASPGRPRSTGLGGTGLGGTGADGGGAVEIVEYTDPACPWAWGSEPAFRHLRALTAGRARWRRVFGILFDDGDDPAPDPAAETAWYSRYIADIARHTRAPYAHRLRWVAATSRPASLAAKAAERQGAIAAERVLRRLRETTFVLGTPGDTAERVLDALAGLDGVDVGRLGAELGEPSVVAAVRRDHAEARDPIPEAYAFRAPGPHGTGVKETDDGVRYALPTLVFSGPGGRVAAPGWRSMAEYTAALRTVAPGHLWQAALIGPEEALAEYRSLTGPDLSLLTGRTNPPSTAVRVETAGGPLWLHPDEATTHPALAASSGLKSPRS
- a CDS encoding cupin domain-containing protein, which encodes MTTPGGDPAQQHDAFHPHLRDPKDLKATAPDSSLRMRLHHIRTEDVDPGTAQTEGMRRFAAISGLSVGSERLWMGQTHVAPDTASANHHHGESETAIFVVRGHPEFVFAEERDGHVEEVRLRTRPGDYIFVPPFVPHREENPDPDDEAVVVIARSTQEAIVVNLPELYVLEPGE